The following nucleotide sequence is from Pangasianodon hypophthalmus isolate fPanHyp1 chromosome 8, fPanHyp1.pri, whole genome shotgun sequence.
AAATTCCCAGCACTGTGTTAATTCTTTAGGTCCGGCTGGACATATAATAAAATTAGGCGTTAACTGAGCACTGTGTTGTTCTGCTCTCTTTCTGATCTCGTGTTTGGACAGCGTTTGACCTGCATGTATTACTGAAACCTACTCTGACCATCCTCGCTGTGGACGAGTCAGTCACTGTTGTTCTGCTTCCTCTTGCTTCGCCACTGGCTTTAGTACATTAACGTGCCAACAAAACGATGACGCTGGCTGTGTTTTACACATAACCTCCCCTTTGGAGCTCCCTCTCTGATTACTCTATATGAGAATATGTGCAAGAAACTGTGTTTTAAATCTTAATTATATGCTTTTTGTTTCCCTATCTGTGTGGTTATGAAAACTTAATCTTATAACTCTTATGCATCTGTGACTAGCAGGTGGGattgtaaaatgaaatgagaaaaaaacgaGTTATAATAAAAATTGGATGTCGATGTCAAAATCAGTTCTATGTGCTTCTGTACTCATCATTCACTTTAGAGCTCAATATTTGCTCATGCACTGTGTTGCTAATGCAATGTGTAATAAACGTTGATTGCAATGTTTCATGAAAATGCCTAAAAACACTGTGAATTCTGTAATTCCTCTTTTAATACCCAAAGATGAATATTCAGTAATCACCATGTAAGTGTTAAGATATTGTGATTAAGGCTattaaaacatctaaaaaatatattaaactatatttaatcatttaaggttcagactgagaaaaaaattaaatcctcTCTCTTTAATCAAAATCTTATCCAAagctatgctttttttttttttaattaaggccTTATTACTGGTATTGCTTGACTTGTTCTATAttcatctttaaaataaatactgcagACTAATGAGATCATGAAGAAACCTAAAATTCACACCACACAGGAGCTCCAAACAAGGAGAGAATACATTTGATGGTCTCAATACAGGACAATGTGATGAATTAACAGAAAAAATTTTTACATCTATTATGACATCCGTTTGCTCATCAGGAGGTGACAGAGAATGAAAAACAAGTGTCCTTGTATTTCCCTGCCTCCACTTACAGCTGGAGAAGTCGTCGGTTACGGTTGCCAGGCGACCGTCTCTAGTTTCTATGCGGAGATTTTATGTAAGCGTCAGGGAGATGATGTCATGTTGTGGGGGAGGAGGAAGTGAGCTTTTTTCTCCGGCTTACGATGAGGACAGAGTGATCAGCCCCAGATGAAAGGAGTCTAATGAAGAAAGATTAAACAACATGGGggaagaaataaaagagaacgCTAGAAACTATCACAGAACACGTTACAGAATTTCAAAGCAAACACACTCTGCAGTCAGTGGCTTTTTTATCAGGGACTCCAACCATATAGGTCTCTTAGTGTACATTATTTATGAAAGGGGCCACCATAGGATGCTCTCTGAGTTTCAATCAATGAGAGTCTTAATTGTGGTCTTTTTGGTCATTGATGGGGTCGAAGTGGGCTGACAAATTATTTACACCATCAGATGAGCTTCAGTCACAACATGTGAACAATATGTGATCTCatgaaaaatgaacacaatAAAATCACACGTTAAAAATTGGGTAaacaaatgacatgaaaataaatgaattgtgaaaaatcatatgtgaaaaaatgaatcaggtaaaaaaaattacctgtgaaaataaatgaatcatgtggggaaaaaaatcacctgtgaaaatgaataatgtggAAATTTGAACTATttcaaaattaatgaaatttgaaaaatcatatgtgaatataaatgaatcaggtAGAAAGATTCCAGGTAAAAGTAAATCGTGGAAAAACACGTTACAATaaaaaaagtgggaaaaaattcatgtgaaaataaattaatcatgtgattattcacatCTGAAGTTCATGTGACTTCTGTAAGGGTACACGGTATGTGACTGACCAATGTGTATTTACAAGATAgttgtacctaataaactggcaacttaTTTTATCTTAATATCCGTACCTGTGGTATGTTTTCATCACCAGGCTATGCTTCCAGTAACAATCCAGTCACTGAGGAACACAGAAGAGAAGCTGTCTTTTGTCTAAATTAATGAACTGAACTCTAATATTACTGTTTAACtcatattaaataaagtttgaTGAATGTAGTGTTTACCGTCACCATCTTTGGCGTCATCTGGGAGCAGTGCATCCTGACGGTTGCCCAGGACGAAGGCAAGTGTGGCGAGGATGCCGGCATCCAGCACTCCCAGCATGGCCAGTACGTAGGCCCAGTGCACGGTGCAGTTCCCCGGAGAAAAACTCTCAACACTGTCTCCACACAGTGCACGCATCTCAGCACACTCCCACGAATCTGGGAAGAGCATGCAGGCCAGCGCCAGACAGAAACCTACAACACAGACTTGGATTAAGCAAATAACCCTCATGTTCTGGTTATGACCTTGCTTGGTTTCtacaaacatgaaaatgtgtCCCTCCCCTCTTAGGTGTATGTATTGTGGCAATGCTTTAAAAGACTGTTCAATAACTCATAGGTAACTATTTAGGGACTAAGCAGGAATGAATGAATCGTTCACACATAACTACTAATAAATACTGGGTAACTACTCAGTAAGTAATAATAAGGTAATAGATTGGTATTTCTTTATGAATTAAGTAATAATTACAGATTCTTATATGTATATCTCCTGGAGAACTGCCTAGTCATTATAAATTAGCAGGGTCTCCAAGGTTCTGTTTCTTAGGCAAAACAAAAGTCAACGGGTGATGGGTCTTCTCTCGGGTGGGGGGTGATCTGTTAAACAAAATATCTACAActaccaagatcttgttttaaaggaaataatcggaattaaatctaatcaacTTCAGCAAACATTGGCTATGGGAAACAAATGGAAAGTGTAAAGGCAGACAGCGTATCTCTGATGTACAGAGCCATTTCTGTTTTAAGATATACTGCACAGGAAATGGGATTACGATTGCTTCTTTGGTGCACATACTCAAAGTTTTCCAAAGAACCAATGCTTCGCTGAGTTAGTGCTCTTACCAGCGGTGAGCTGTAGCCAGGCACAGATCTTGTACACGGTTGCAGCGTTGCAGAAGcgaaacagacacagacaacCCACGCTGACCCACACCATGGTGAGGGAGATGCACACCAGTACAGCCGGTGACTGGAAGGCTGGAATCGGGGTCAGGGTACGTAAGGAGCCTGTGCACTCTGGCACTGGCCAGTCTGAATCCACACACACCTCGAACAAGCCCAGGGTACCAGTCTGAGGTGGCGCCTTACCACCAACACTGTTGGCTGGATAACGGAGCTCACGCGTGCCTACCCAGGATGGCTGAATGAGGATGACCACCTCAATGACTGCGAAGCAGAGCGTGCAAATGGCCCACAGGACACCCATAGCCCGCGCACTCCGGATGAACTCTGTCTGGTAGAGGCGTGCCACCTCCGCCGCATGGGGCTGCATGACTGCTGCAAAAGGAGAGCTAAATACAATGCATTGTCCTTTAAATTCTGATTCTTGCAGACGTTACACTGAATATACAGTTATGCATGACCATGTAGTTTAGTGATCACCAACCATGCCCCTAGACATCTACATTTCTACAAAATTCAGTTCTAGTGCTCCAAATAATTCATCTGCTATGAATCCAAGTTAGTTTTTTTGGATTCGTGCTGGAAATTAATTCTAAGATGCTTATCTTGAAAAAAGCTTAAATTTGCTTAATGTAGGAAAACAATGACaaagctttatatttatatttactgtatggGGCCATTGTTTTGATTCTcttgtttcagtttcagtaatTCACCTTAAAGTGTCCAAAGATGTTCCAAAGATGACCATTcagctgttttaatattttaaaaaatcaaaagagaaaatgtgttattggatccacaaaaaaacacagaaaaaaggtGTAGTGAACTTGTTTAAGTGCTTCAACTTCACCAGATATTACTGCAgacattatttttgtatgtcaATACAGCAAACTAAATCACAACTGAAAATGTTAATACAAtgttataatagaaaataatgcaTGAACAATAGTTCCTTCTTAACATTTCACCTGTGAtgagaggaatgacaataaagcctaCTTGACTACAAGAACAGGTTTGAACctatttttaactaaaaatcatttaattatgaCTTGTCTTTTAATTAGTTAGTCAAGTATTTAAAAAGCACAGAACTCAAACTTGAAAATCTGATGGATTCTTGTTTGGACACAATGCAccataaaataacacatttgtttaatgtttgttaGAAAATGAATTTTTAGCTTGTactatggttaaaaaaaaaaaaaagatatatatatatatatatatatataggcaaggttaatttctgggccagaaaattAGACtttaaacagaagcctgaaatgaaacaaacagaGACTGAATGTGTTACAATGCTgcaaataattgttttttttttttatatatctttaaaataaaataataattatacttcTAGGACCATTTTCAAAAATTACTAAGTGCACCTTAAATTCATTTCAGCTTGGGGTTCAAACAGGGCTTAGAATAAAGCAGATTGttcatgcattttctttttatcctGAAGATATACTGTTATACAAAAGCTGCAGTATAGTAGTATATTAAATGTGCTATTCAGCTGGAAAGCTGCTCTTTGCCGAGCTGTGAAGTCTGAAATCTCAGCACATGGCCTCAGGAGCAAAAGCTCTCAGAGATTCCTGTCATAACAGCCTGAAACAATGCGGTGAAAACAGCAGACCAGTGGGGGCTTAATGACAGGGGGAGACTCATGAGGATGTTTTCAGACACGGCTAGATGAGAGAGATGATAATGCTCAcagaaaagataaaaacaacaaGCAGGATCTGCATGCTAAGACATATGAGATGAGAGCATGGGATGATGGAGATCACCTCTCTTCTCCTCAGGCTGGTCGTCTGCGACACTCTGTCCTTCAGCAGGAagcaaaaaaacaccaaaattcaATTACCGAGAGCCGCATTATCGGCAAGTGAGGGAGTgagccaggaaaaaaaaagaggttctCTCCTCCTCCCTGTGGGGTTATGGTGGCAATGATGCACGACATTAACAGCAGGCCAACACCAATAGCAAGTGATGTTCCTCCAACACGTACTGAGGGAGGGGTGATGAGGACgaggagggagggatggaggggtGCAGGGAgggtgagagaaacagaaagagcaCATGATGCTTTTCTACTCCGAGAGAGGATTTTAGACAGAGCACTGGTGCAGTGAAGAATAAATTCCTCCTGTCACAGGAAAGAGGGAGGAGGAAAATAGACGACAAGAGCCACATCAGCATCCTCCAGgagggaagagaaagagaaaaatagaaaagaaggTAAAGAATGAGAGGGGAAGGAAAGAATGGAAAACAATTATGTTATATTAAAccataaaaaatgttaaatatttaccaTTTACCCAGCTTCATAAGATTGATATAATTATGTCATATACATATGAAGGAAGCTGTTATATGCTATCATGAGTAGCCACCATAATTTACATCCAATATCAAAGATGTCATGTTATCAATACCAAATGTTTTCACAATATCCATGACAGCAGGGCTGTTTCTcgccacacaaacccaaagcATACTagctccaccaccatgcttaaTAGTTGGCAAGATGAacttttcatcaaatgctgCTCCTTCATTTTGCCAAGCATACCTTTGGTGATTGTGGCCAGAGAGTTCCATTCTTACTTCATCAGTCCATAGCAAtttgtttccaaaatgcctctggCTTATCTAGATATTGTTTACATACATCAGACCTTCACTTTTGTGATGAGGTTGCACATAAGCTGtctttctgatgactcttccatgcagaccATATTTGCACAAGCAACGCTGCACAGTAGATCATTGTGCAACCACACTGTGCCAGCTAAACCTTCCTGCAGGTCTTTAGTATCATATGGgggttttgctttgcttttctaGCCAGCATATGGGCAGTTCCAGATCTTGCCTTGACTTCCACAGTTCCGCCGAGCTGCTAAttcttaatgacatttcagtATTTGGAAATTGCCACCTGGAAGCACTTTTCTATTTACAGCCTTCCTTTGCTTTGTAGGCATCAATTAGGTTCACTTTCAGATCCTCAGTCAGCTGCTTAGAGGAACCCATGGTTGTTGAGTGTCAGCACATGGATTGCAGAGTCAGAGAATTTATTACGCTCTGGAATAGTTGACCTGCCCAATGAGTTCTAATGAGTCAATTAAGGCCTAATGAGTTAATTAAGTTCTGAGACTCTGCATCTGGAAGCGGTGTTCAAACATTTGCACATGTCCCAATTGCTAATTTATCTTTTTCTGTTCTGTAaattcaaatataaagtaactgtgtattgacacatgtgtgtgtgtgtgtgtgtatatatatatatatatatatatatatatatatatatatatatatatatatatatatatatatatatatatatatatatatatatatacatacatattagtATGTTTGGACACGTGGACACTTTTTACTTTCAACTCAAGAAAGATGCAGAAAGCACACGGAAAACAATTCTTCACATTCAAAGTGTATTGGTGTAACAAAGTTTACAAAAGCATAACttacaatgatttatttttttgctataacacagatacacagtTTGTTCAAAGAGGAACACAAGAAAGATGTtaagaaaacagaataaaagaacAGTGAAATTTACAAAGTTGAACTGTCAGAACTACTTTTTGTCTGAGACAACTCGGCATTATTTATTGCTTGTGAGTTGAAGGAATATATTTTGGTTATGTGCCTGTAAATAGTCCTTCGTTATCAAACAGGAACGTGATTAACAGTGCGATTAACAGCATGCTCAAGGGTTTGGCGCTGAAATTCACACGCCTGGCTGGTGTTAGTGCCGATGTCACTGCAACCTTcttcttttattcattattaaactgTTGTTCAGAAGCTGCTTCATTTTTAACTATGAGTATTAGAAGGATTAGAAAACTGGTACTGTGCTGTTTTTACGAGGAATAAATAAAGAGTGGAGAGATTCTGTGAAACGATGAACCAACACTCAAATGATCAGAGTTTTGGCACTAAAGTAGTGCAGGAGAAATGTGTGATCTCACTCACACTTACAATGTAATTACCGCAGGATAATGAGTTTGGCTCTCCTGCAGAGAGGAGGACGTGTATGAGTTTGGAAATGAAGACgagtgttcagtgtgaaaacagtttctcacacacattcagccGTGTCATGTAATGCCAGTTGGTTACTTCCGCATACAtgcaagaaaacacacacacacacacacacacacacacacacacacacacaaacacacacacacacacacacacacacacacacacacacacacacacacacacacacacacacacacacacacacacacacacacacaaaaacaccccTCCTTTTTGCCTGCACAGGAATCTTCTCATCTTCAGTGCTGGATTAGTTGATAGGGGGAATCTCCTCCCCGAACTTAGCAAGATGAGCAGCATTCTTGGCTTCATACAGCAcctacagaaagaaagacagagagggacagagagagatggagagagagagaaagagggaaacagagagagaaagagagatagagagatagacagagacagagcaagggacaaacaaagagagacagagagagatatggagagAGCCATAAATAGCAAGAGACAGgggagcgagagacagagagaggacagggtgagagagagaaagaaagagagagagagagagagacagagcgagagagagacagagacaaagtgaggtacagagagagaaagacagagacagacagacataaggccagagagagagatgagagagagagagagagagagagagatgatggagaaagagatggagaaagacagagacacacagacataaggccagagagagagtgagagagagagagagagagagagagagagagataggacTGTATATAAAGCTGTAGAATATGAAGACTCATAAACATGTTCTGAAGTGAAGCACGCTGATTTTAGCTGCATTATGTTTCACAGCGTGAAGGTCAGAGCTCATATGCACCCACCTTGTTGTGGACGTAGGACTCGCAGGAGTAGCACCACACTGATAGATCAGCAAAGCTCAGGACCAGAGGGTGAGAGGATATCTGACCATGGGCCACCATGTGCTCGTTCACAAAACGCCCACACAAAACCTGCACAAAgaccaaacacacatacagcatcGCTCTGTGCACTGCAGATAATTCTGCTTAATTCTGCAAAAAGTCTAAGAACCTCAGCAACAGCGGGCTGCTTTATATTTAATACGGGCACGTGCAGGTATTTGAGTATTCGATTAACCATTTCAGGTGCCTGAAACACTATATCACGTATTTGTTATGCCAATCTCtagacctgcatctgcatgatttgaaGCACTGCACggctgccatgtgattggctgactggataattgcgaGAATGAGTAGGCGTATaggtgttccttttaaagtggccggtgataGTATATCtgaataattaatgataattaGGCAGAAGGCTCACTCAGTACTATTTAATGGTGTTTATTAAAGgcacagacatttaaatctcTCCCCTACTGTACTGTCCTGTGGTGAGCACCTTATAGCAGCAGAGGCAGATCCAGTTCTCCGTTTCGGCGCCGCACTCCTCACACGGCCGGAACACGTCGATGCCCCCTGCAGGCACTGGACGCACTGACTCCAAGTGTGGGCACCACGCCAAAGGGTCCACCACGTACATCGTGTCCTACAAGGAGAAGCCACAAGATGAGATCCTGGGATGTAGCAACAACGTGTGAAGTTACACACTAGTATACCTGGCAAATCAGAGGCGGTGTAGCCCTTATTACATAATTCATCCAGCTTTATCTACAACTAGATGCATCATTTACTTTCAAAATATCTCATTCACATTCTGAAATATGCGAGTTTGATTGTCATATTATAGTTTTACGTTTACACATAGAGGGGTAAGGAAACAAATACATGCTTATACATGTTCATTGTTAGGTTACTGGAGGGTAAAAACAAACCCCAAATTCTATACTAATTTTACAAGCATCACTGATTTACCAACAAACAGAACTGAATAATCGCTGTTACCGCTCATACATATAGTTTATTCCTCTGACACTAAAGTATTTTGCCAATCATCACCTgtggtactttttatccatttacagttatctttaacattgtggaaccTGAAAAACAAGGTATTTCCTTTAATAACTTAtattaccagcctctctttttttctcattctataaaataataagacaaaaaaaatgcagcttgtcatgttcaaagaaaccagaaagcacaaacaaaGATTTTCCCTATGCTGGAAAACTttacgttaaataaacatcaacatCACGCTTACAGTTTCTAAAGCTGTCCGTGTGAAGAGTCCatcatataagtccctgtgtaagttgctactatagaaacaataatgcttTTAGTactaatgcattaatataaaccttgtagcCAGagctactttcagagctgctgttatagaaaattaatcttctgatcaatcagattcgagaactcagcagcgctgtTGTATAACTAACCACTCAACCATTTTTCTACTTAAACATAccatgaacataaaaaaaacaaacaaaaaaaaaacactcaactTACAGACATCGTGACTCGTCCAAATGCTCTGTACAAGAAGAACAGTTTGCTTCACTGCTTATTGTCTTCTATTGTCTATCTGACAGACATCCACATCCATATATATCATTCCCTAAAGCCTTCTGGAGCAAACAGGGCCCCTAGGCATTGTTCTGGCTTGGTGtttgcagtgtaacacacatgGAGATTGTGGACAAAACAAACTAAAGCCCTCAACCTGAACCTATTAACAATTGCTTTTGAGTTCTGCGATTCACCCGACATGCAGAGTCAGCAGGAATTCGAGTCGTTTATCCTCTCAGTCCTCAGAGTGCCTCCCAGCCCTCTAGTGCAGTGTTTTCCACCCAGGGTACAGCAAGatattttcaaattttcatttaGAAAAACTGCctaaatataatatgtaataaaatgtaacagGCCCACAGTTCTTTGTCATCAGCCAATTTATGTGCTCTCAAATTATCATGTAGCACAGCTAGCATTTTTATGTACACAACTGAATAATCCCTGTTGTCCCTGCTGAAatcgattattttccaataccagcacatcctgaagtgctttactGGCAGTCAATCCTATATAGAAGATGTTAATACACATTGTTTACCATTCAAATgtctaaatattgtgatatgataaaaatatcTCCCAGCCCCAGCAGACTGCTGAGTGTTGATGGCAGTTGGTTGATTCATcgattcgttcattcattcatccgtTTTATTCATTGACTGATTCACagtttcactctttctttctactGAAGTCATATTTCCTTAAACACATATGAAACCTTCTTTTATGTATTACTGCCATAAAGAAATCTTTCTGCTATGATTTACTAAAATCCCCaaaaaacaagcattttcaTGTGCAATCTGGTAAAGGGTGCATTAATGAGCAGTTACTGGGTGTGCTGAGAGTGATTTATAGAGAATAACTGTCCTGTGCAAAGTTAGGGGAGAAAACATAGCGGTCTGAGATCGTCACAGCTATTGAGAACAGTTGGCACATACAAAAACCTCAAAGTGATTTCCGGAAGAGTAAAACTGCAACTGAAACTTGCCACAGATATGTGAAATTGCATGTTATGTTTAACCCAAATTAAAGGCAGTGAGACGTGTTAAAAATAAGCTTTGCCAATTTTAATACTTGCCCTTCAGTCATGTTAATTCACACACAAATCTTGTTCCCAAAGTGCTTTTAAGGCTGTGATAAATCACAGTGCAGGAGCTAAATTAAGCTGTTTTTTAATCCTCGTTTTGCAACTGTATGCAGAAACACCTCAAACTGTATGCTGATTAGAGCTAACGCTTCACATGTACAAGACACCATCTTGCTCATCTGAAAGACCAGATCATCCGCAGAccctgttagtaaatcagctCGCATGGTTTTTCCGATTTATGTTGTTTACTAAAACAAGATTCATTCaccttaataataaataatccatTTTACAACAAACTCGTGTGTGCTTTAAACTCATTATGTTAATTAAGCAATAGGTCAGAAGACAACACAAAGGGACAGAAAACTTTTCATCACCCCTGTGACAGATATCGTACCCCAGCCAGGTCCACGGCTCCACACACAAGCTCGAAGATGGATTTCTTCGTGTAACCACACGCTCCCTCCAGCGCAGGACTCTCCTGATCACACACGGCCCCAGCGTCCGATTCTTCTGCCGTCTGTGGTACTGACTGCAACAAGTGAAAATGGAAGCAATGTTTTCATCAAATTAAACATCCCACATCACCTCATATTTCTATATGACGTCAAAGGTGTGAAGAATCAGGTTTATCCTTCAAAAACTGAATGATGTTGCTGTTTACCTGTTTCTCCTGTTTGATGGGCGTGGACTCAGCTTTTACATCACCATCCTCTATACCTCTTTCTATCACTCCAACAGACAACACCTCCTGCACTGCTGAGGAGTCCCTCTGTGGGCTGGGCTTCACTTT
It contains:
- the lhfpl4b gene encoding LHFPL tetraspan subfamily member 3 protein isoform X2, with protein sequence MQPHAAEVARLYQTEFIRSARAMGVLWAICTLCFAVIEVVILIQPSWVGTRELRYPANSVGGKAPPQTGTLGLFEVCVDSDWPVPECTGSLRTLTPIPAFQSPAVLVCISLTMVWVSVGCLCLFRFCNAATVYKICAWLQLTAGFCLALACMLFPDSWECAEMRALCGDSVESFSPGNCTVHWAYVLAMLGVLDAGILATLAFVLGNRQDALLPDDAKDGDVTGLLLEA
- the lhfpl4b gene encoding LHFPL tetraspan subfamily member 3 protein isoform X1, coding for MVIFGTSLDTLSSPFAAVMQPHAAEVARLYQTEFIRSARAMGVLWAICTLCFAVIEVVILIQPSWVGTRELRYPANSVGGKAPPQTGTLGLFEVCVDSDWPVPECTGSLRTLTPIPAFQSPAVLVCISLTMVWVSVGCLCLFRFCNAATVYKICAWLQLTAGFCLALACMLFPDSWECAEMRALCGDSVESFSPGNCTVHWAYVLAMLGVLDAGILATLAFVLGNRQDALLPDDAKDGDVTGLLLEA